From a region of the Kwoniella mangroviensis CBS 8507 chromosome 1 map unlocalized Ctg01, whole genome shotgun sequence genome:
- a CDS encoding V-type proton ATPase subunit E, with translation MSFFHIVIVAAVVAALGAVAWFVMPKGKNQTLLRTAVLLTLTCCYLMWAITYLAQLHPLIKPRRSDLRAEY, from the exons ATGTCTTTCTTTCATATCGTAATCGTAGCGGCTGTAGTTGCCGCCCTAGGGGCCGTAGCGTGGTTTGTGATGCCAAAGGGCAAGAACCAAAC TCTACTTCGAACGGCTGTACTGCTCACTCTCACCTGTTGTTACCTCAT GTGGGCAATCACGTATCTCGCTCAATTACATCCTCTCATCA AACCTCGTAGATCAGACTTACGAGCGGAATATTAG